In Spirochaeta isovalerica, the genomic window TAAATCGGAGAAGAAAAATGCAAAAGAATAGTGTATCATTCTGGTTCGGCCGAATAGTTTTAATTGTTTTAGCTTTAATCTGGATAGTTCCCGTGTACTGGATGGTTATTATGGCTATTACACCTAATAATCTTCTTAAGATAAATTCGACTGCATTGTTTCCTGCGCAAGTAACATTCGAAAATCTTCTCGGAGTATTTAAAGTAGGACTGACAACAAGATGGTTTACAAACAGTTTAATTGTGACGGGTATTACAACTGTATTTACACTTCTGTTTCAAGCCATGGCAGGATATGCATTTGCCAAAATGAAATTCAGGGGACGAAAAGTCCTCTATTCTCTGACTCTGGCGGGACTTATGGTTCCCAAAGAAGCTCTGTTCATTCCTCTTTTTCTGATGTTTTCCCAGTTATCTGCCCATAATACCTACGCAGCTTTATTCCTTCCCAGAATAGCCATTCCTCTTGGTGTGTTTATTATGGTTCAGTTCTTTAAAGGAATTCCGGATTCTCTTACTGAAGCGGCTCAGATAGACGGAGCTTCTCCTATAAGAACATTTTTCAGCATAATTTTACCCATGACAGTTCCCGCTTTAACTTCTCTTGGAATCTTTACCTATATTTTGACCTGGAATGATTATCTCTGGCCTCTTGTTTCCGCAACGAGAAAAGAGATGTTTACAATCACGACAGGTTTGGCTTCTTTACAGGGGAACTTTGCTCAGGCAACAGAACTGGGATCTCTCATGGCTCGCGGTTCTATTGCCAGTTTACCTCTCCTCATTTTGTTTTTGATTTTTCAGAAGTATCTTATCCGGGGAATTTCCATGTCCAGCGGCGGCAAATAAATACAGATATATGGCAGAGATTTAGTCTGCACATAATATAGAATCTTAAAGGAGTTCATAGTGAGAAAATTATTAATTGGTATTTTGATGGGTTCAATCTTTCTGTCTCCTGTTCTGGCGAGTGGTGGTGCGGAACAGACTGGATCTGAAGATGGAGTTATTGTTCTTGAACTTGCCCGTTTCTTCGGAGATCCCGATGATTCGCTTATGAAGTCGACGGATTTGAGTCAGGCTAATTCGGAAGCGGCAGCCATTCAGATCCTCACAAATATTTTCAATGCTGAAAATGAAGGAAAAATAAGAGTTGAGAAACTTGGCGGTAGTGAGTGGGGAAGCTATTATGATCAGTTAAATACCACTTTTGCTGCAGGAGACCCACCTGATGTCGCTGTTATGCATCAGACTAATATGCCAGCCTATGCGTCCCGGGGATTACTGCTTTCTCTTGACGATCAATACAATTCCGCTGGTATCGATTCTTCTGACTGGACAGCACCAGCAGCC contains:
- a CDS encoding carbohydrate ABC transporter permease, with product MAGYAFAKMKFRGRKVLYSLTLAGLMVPKEALFIPLFLMFSQLSAHNTYAALFLPRIAIPLGVFIMVQFFKGIPDSLTEAAQIDGASPIRTFFSIILPMTVPALTSLGIFTYILTWNDYLWPLVSATRKEMFTITTGLASLQGNFAQATELGSLMARGSIASLPLLILFLIFQKYLIRGISMSSGGK